In the Qipengyuania pelagi genome, one interval contains:
- a CDS encoding UDP-N-acetylmuramoyl-tripeptide--D-alanyl-D-alanine ligase: MSAALIRHPALKRWPILPADRLPMALWDAATIAAITTGKASGDFQVSGIDTDSRDIRNGDLFVALQGEAMDGHRFLDKAFANGATAALVDRPVDYPHVLVEDTTAALHALAAAARERTFAKVVGVTGSVGKTGVKEAIFAALERSSRGQAHRSIRSYNNHVGVPLSLARMPARSRFGVFEMGMNHAGEIAELTDHVRPHVAVVTTIAPAHIENLGSEEAIADAKAEIFGGLVKGGTAVIPADSPHFARLKAHADKLGAKVVSFGRARDATLRLLDAIPSANGGSLVTCEYPEGRMCFTVAEPGEHWITNALCVMAAVRAAGGDMAAAGLALAEMGGLKGRGARHQIAAPGGKALLIDESYNANPASMRATLAQLGNTPAGRRIAVLGSMKELGDFGAAFHAQLSEPLASANVDHAVLVGEEMRVLARELGKAPGQPLGFAGSFTHCENAAEAIGALLEYGVVAGDAVLVKGSNSVGLGQLVDHFTRRDG, translated from the coding sequence GCCACGATCGCCGCAATCACGACTGGCAAAGCGAGCGGCGATTTTCAGGTCTCGGGCATCGACACCGACAGCCGTGATATCCGCAATGGCGACCTGTTCGTGGCCTTGCAGGGCGAGGCGATGGACGGCCATCGCTTCCTCGACAAGGCGTTCGCCAATGGCGCCACCGCCGCGCTGGTCGATCGTCCGGTGGATTATCCCCATGTGCTGGTCGAAGATACGACTGCTGCGCTTCACGCGCTCGCCGCCGCCGCGCGCGAGCGGACCTTTGCCAAGGTCGTCGGCGTCACCGGCTCGGTCGGCAAGACGGGCGTCAAGGAAGCGATCTTCGCCGCGCTCGAACGCTCCAGCCGGGGGCAGGCGCATCGCTCGATCCGCAGCTACAACAACCATGTGGGCGTTCCGCTGTCCCTTGCCCGGATGCCCGCGCGCAGCCGCTTCGGCGTGTTCGAGATGGGGATGAACCATGCGGGCGAGATCGCCGAGCTAACCGATCACGTCCGCCCCCATGTCGCGGTCGTCACCACCATCGCCCCCGCGCATATAGAGAACCTCGGCAGCGAAGAGGCGATCGCGGACGCCAAGGCGGAAATCTTCGGCGGCCTGGTCAAAGGCGGCACTGCGGTGATCCCGGCGGACAGCCCGCATTTCGCAAGGCTCAAGGCTCACGCGGACAAGCTCGGCGCGAAGGTCGTCAGCTTCGGGCGCGCGCGTGACGCAACTCTCAGGTTGCTCGATGCGATCCCCAGCGCAAATGGCGGATCGCTGGTCACTTGCGAATATCCCGAAGGCCGCATGTGCTTCACTGTGGCGGAGCCGGGCGAGCACTGGATCACCAATGCGCTGTGCGTCATGGCCGCCGTGCGCGCCGCCGGGGGCGACATGGCCGCCGCCGGTCTGGCGCTTGCCGAAATGGGCGGGTTGAAGGGGCGCGGGGCGCGCCACCAGATCGCTGCGCCGGGCGGCAAGGCGCTGCTGATCGACGAAAGCTACAACGCCAATCCCGCCAGTATGCGCGCCACGCTCGCGCAATTGGGCAATACGCCCGCCGGGCGCCGCATCGCCGTTCTCGGCAGCATGAAGGAATTGGGCGATTTCGGCGCGGCGTTCCACGCCCAGCTTTCAGAGCCGCTGGCGAGCGCGAATGTCGATCACGCGGTCTTGGTGGGCGAGGAAATGCGCGTGCTGGCCCGTGAATTGGGGAAAGCGCCGGGACAGCCGCTTGGCTTTGCCGGGTCTTTCACGCATTGCGAGAATGCCGCGGAAGCCATCGGCGCGCTGTTGGAATACGGCGTTGTCGCGGGTGACGCGGTGCTGGTGA